One Clostridium estertheticum DNA segment encodes these proteins:
- a CDS encoding reverse transcriptase/maturase family protein: MLELRIKDKAFLRLIKKWLKAGILDTDGKVINPITGCPQGSTVSPILTNIYLHYALDLWFEKIVKPACIGETYICRLADDFICAFRYKADAEKFYKVLGKRLGKFKLELAEEKTKIISFSRFRKYENTSFEFLGFEFRWAVSNKGKDVIRRRTSRSKLRKSIKAFSLWCKENRSKRIKNIVETLNSKYRGYFNYYGVIVEIAKV, encoded by the coding sequence ATGCTAGAGTTACGAATAAAAGATAAAGCATTTTTAAGGTTAATAAAGAAGTGGCTCAAAGCAGGAATATTAGATACCGATGGGAAAGTTATAAACCCAATAACTGGATGTCCTCAAGGCTCAACTGTCAGTCCGATACTTACTAACATCTATTTACATTATGCTTTAGATTTATGGTTTGAGAAAATTGTAAAACCTGCTTGTATAGGAGAAACATATATATGTCGTCTAGCGGATGATTTTATATGTGCATTCAGATATAAAGCAGATGCTGAAAAGTTTTACAAAGTACTAGGAAAAAGGCTTGGTAAGTTCAAATTAGAATTAGCCGAGGAGAAAACTAAGATTATAAGTTTCTCTCGCTTTAGAAAATATGAAAATACAAGCTTTGAATTTCTTGGATTTGAATTTCGCTGGGCAGTATCCAATAAAGGTAAAGATGTAATAAGAAGGAGAACCAGTAGGAGCAAATTAAGAAAATCTATAAAGGCGTTTAGCCTGTGGTGCAAAGAAAACCGTAGTAAAAGAATTAAAAACATAGTGGAAACTCTAAACTCAAAGTACAGGGGATATTTCAACTATTACGGAGTAATAGTTGAAATAGCAAAGGTATAG
- a CDS encoding IS91 family transposase: MIEIQDIFNQFGDEYRKNHKLPLHIQKTMISIEACRTAELGGHVDECDECGHMRVSYNSCRNRHCPKCQTLAKERWLEKRREDLLPVGYFHVVFTIPEELNYITLTNQKEMYSILFKSVSETLLELSIDKKYLGAEIGFMAILHTWGQNLVNHPHIHCIVPSGGLTLDGNRWINSKKDFFIPVKVLSRKFRGKFLFYLKRAYYSNALKYTNGIEELTKKHIFQGFIDKLYKKEWIVYCRPPFGSAEYVLEYLGRYTHRVAISNHRIVNLENGYVTFKWRDYKEHNKEKFMTLTVDEFIRRFIMHVLPRKFVKIRHYGILSNRNRSTKLQKCKELTGAVQSKKQDSEVKLNASELLLKLTGIDINICSCCGKGKMMTKEKLIRQNYSPPGETNKIA; this comes from the coding sequence ATGATTGAGATTCAAGATATATTCAATCAATTTGGTGATGAATACAGAAAAAATCATAAGCTTCCTCTCCATATTCAAAAAACTATGATTTCTATTGAAGCTTGTAGAACAGCGGAACTTGGGGGTCATGTAGATGAGTGTGATGAATGTGGTCACATGAGGGTATCTTATAATTCTTGCAGGAACAGGCATTGTCCTAAATGCCAAACTTTAGCCAAGGAAAGATGGCTTGAAAAAAGAAGAGAGGATTTATTACCCGTAGGGTATTTTCATGTAGTTTTCACTATTCCTGAAGAGCTTAATTATATAACATTAACAAACCAAAAGGAAATGTATTCTATTCTATTTAAATCTGTTTCTGAAACACTACTTGAACTTTCAATTGATAAAAAATATTTAGGAGCTGAAATCGGGTTTATGGCGATTTTGCATACGTGGGGTCAGAATTTGGTGAATCATCCACACATACATTGTATAGTTCCAAGTGGTGGGTTAACTTTAGATGGCAACCGATGGATAAACTCAAAAAAAGACTTCTTTATCCCAGTGAAAGTTCTATCAAGAAAATTTAGAGGTAAATTTCTATTTTACCTTAAAAGAGCTTATTATAGTAATGCTCTTAAATATACTAATGGAATTGAGGAGCTAACAAAAAAGCATATATTTCAGGGCTTCATAGATAAATTATATAAGAAAGAATGGATTGTATACTGTAGACCTCCTTTTGGGAGTGCGGAGTACGTACTTGAATACCTTGGAAGATACACTCATAGAGTAGCTATATCTAATCATAGGATTGTAAATTTAGAAAATGGCTATGTCACATTTAAGTGGAGAGATTATAAAGAACATAATAAAGAAAAATTTATGACTCTTACTGTAGATGAATTTATCAGAAGATTTATCATGCATGTTCTACCAAGAAAATTTGTTAAAATTAGACACTATGGGATATTGAGTAACAGAAATAGGTCAACTAAGCTTCAGAAATGCAAAGAACTTACAGGTGCAGTGCAAAGTAAAAAGCAAGATTCAGAGGTTAAATTAAATGCATCAGAGCTTCTTCTTAAACTCACAGGAATAGATATAAATATTTGTTCTTGCTGCGGTAAAGGTAAAATGATGACAAAAGAGAAGTTAATTCGCCAGAACTATTCTCCGCCAGGAGAAACAAATAAAATAGCATAA
- a CDS encoding class I SAM-dependent methyltransferase has protein sequence MDKRFTFNEDVKNYDKWRPTYCKELFNDIIQYSELNQNKKAVEVGIGTGQATMPFLMTGCDVTAIELGKDLAEYAKEKFKEYKNFSVYNTSFEDFECNDNSIDILYSATAFHWIPEDIGYPKALKVLKNNGTLALFWNKPFVKREDDLLHQKIQSIYQKYRPSNAKFIENDTARYNKISKTIQSYGFRDLEVKLYHQTRVFNSSGYISLLNTYSDHRSMIASTKQLLYSEIENAILENSNVLTVYDTIELYLARK, from the coding sequence ATGGACAAGCGTTTTACATTTAATGAAGATGTTAAAAATTATGATAAATGGAGACCAACATATTGTAAAGAATTATTCAATGATATTATTCAATATTCTGAACTTAATCAAAATAAAAAAGCAGTAGAAGTTGGAATTGGTACTGGTCAAGCAACTATGCCTTTTCTGATGACAGGATGTGATGTAACAGCCATTGAACTTGGAAAAGACCTTGCAGAATACGCGAAAGAAAAATTTAAAGAATATAAAAATTTTAGTGTATACAATACTTCATTTGAGGATTTTGAGTGTAATGATAATAGTATTGATATTCTTTACTCTGCAACAGCATTTCATTGGATTCCCGAAGATATAGGTTATCCAAAGGCATTAAAGGTATTAAAGAATAATGGAACATTAGCATTGTTTTGGAATAAACCATTTGTAAAACGAGAAGATGATTTATTGCATCAAAAAATTCAAAGTATATACCAAAAATATAGACCTTCAAATGCTAAATTCATAGAAAATGATACAGCAAGATATAATAAGATATCAAAAACTATACAATCATATGGTTTTAGAGACTTAGAAGTAAAGTTATATCATCAAACACGAGTATTTAACTCTTCAGGTTATATTTCGCTATTAAATACATATTCAGATCATAGAAGTATGATAGCGTCTACAAAGCAATTATTATACAGTGAAATTGAAAATGCTATTCTGGAAAATAGTAATGTTTTAACTGTATATGACACGATAGAGTTATATTTGGCAAGAAAATAA
- a CDS encoding UDP-N-acetylglucosamine pyrophosphorylase has product MNISVDELLNIEELDTRAIFERVKYPWEALTKIKNFIFEYAKNLPGDFERIEEFVWVGKGTTIEKSVLIKGPAIIGYNCEIRYSAYIRENVIIGNDVVVGNSTEIKNSILFNKVQVPHYNYVGDSILGYKAHLGAGVIISNLKSNGTLVKVKYGTDNIETGLRKFGAIVGDLSEVGCNSVLNPGTIIGKDSIVYPLSSVRGYIPEKSILKNNGEIVERK; this is encoded by the coding sequence ATGAACATTTCCGTTGACGAACTATTAAACATTGAAGAATTAGATACAAGGGCCATATTTGAAAGGGTTAAGTACCCTTGGGAAGCCCTTACAAAAATTAAGAATTTCATTTTTGAATACGCAAAAAATCTGCCAGGCGATTTTGAAAGAATAGAGGAATTTGTATGGGTTGGCAAAGGCACTACTATCGAAAAAAGTGTTCTTATAAAAGGCCCAGCGATTATCGGTTACAATTGCGAAATCAGGTATTCCGCTTACATTAGAGAAAATGTTATCATTGGTAATGATGTTGTAGTTGGAAACTCAACTGAAATTAAAAATTCAATCCTCTTTAATAAAGTGCAGGTTCCGCATTATAATTATGTTGGTGATTCAATATTAGGGTATAAAGCCCATTTGGGGGCAGGTGTAATAATCTCCAATTTAAAGTCCAATGGAACATTAGTAAAAGTAAAATATGGTACAGATAATATTGAAACTGGTTTAAGGAAATTTGGTGCAATTGTAGGCGATTTATCGGAAGTAGGATGTAATTCAGTTTTAAACCCAGGGACAATAATAGGAAAAGATAGTATTGTTTATCCATTAAGTTCTGTAAGAGGTTATATTCCAGAGAAGAGTATTTTGAAAAATAATGGTGAAATTGTAGAGAGAAAATAA
- a CDS encoding class I SAM-dependent methyltransferase, producing MNNDLKIYLENTKKPWSIMYYRLVWEQLSQITNSKILDFGSGLGITANHLAKNNDVVAIEPNVEIEEERICENSYHQIIGNIEQLKQQEDNSFDVVVCHNVLEYAEERKDILREFCRVLKPNGIISIVKHNLNGRIMQKVAFENNLDQAISLLNGGVNNAAYFGQINYYTMNDIIDWVGDKDINIEKVLGIRTFYALNANINEIRFDSIWQDKMFELEMKVSDMDDYKNISFSNHVLLRKHS from the coding sequence ATGAATAATGATTTAAAAATATATTTAGAAAATACTAAAAAACCCTGGAGCATAATGTATTATAGATTGGTTTGGGAACAACTGTCTCAAATAACAAATTCTAAAATTCTTGATTTCGGGAGTGGACTTGGAATTACAGCAAATCATTTAGCAAAGAACAATGATGTGGTTGCAATAGAACCAAATGTTGAAATAGAAGAAGAAAGAATATGTGAAAACAGTTACCATCAGATTATTGGGAATATAGAGCAATTAAAGCAACAAGAAGATAATTCCTTTGATGTAGTAGTATGTCATAATGTTTTGGAATATGCAGAAGAACGAAAAGATATATTAAGAGAATTTTGCCGAGTTCTTAAACCTAATGGAATAATATCTATTGTAAAACATAACCTCAATGGAAGGATAATGCAAAAGGTTGCTTTTGAAAACAATTTAGACCAAGCAATCTCATTACTTAATGGTGGAGTAAATAATGCGGCTTATTTTGGACAGATAAATTATTATACAATGAACGACATAATTGATTGGGTTGGTGATAAAGATATTAATATTGAAAAAGTACTTGGAATCAGAACATTTTATGCTTTAAATGCAAACATCAATGAAATAAGATTTGACTCAATTTGGCAAGATAAGATGTTTGAACTTGAAATGAAGGTTTCTGATATGGACGATTATAAAAATATATCTTTTTCCAACCATGTTTTGTTAAGAAAACATAGTTGA
- the ltrA gene encoding group II intron reverse transcriptase/maturase codes for MDKETAREFGKNLDGNLEELVEELKGKKYKAKLVKRVYIPKGNGKTRPLGLPTLRDKIIQKAVANILEAIYEQDFLKCSYGYRPNVGAQKAVRDITDELRGKYSYVVEADIRNFFGNIDHQWLLKMLELRIKDKAFLRLIKKWLKAGILDTDGKVINPITGCPQGSTVSPILTNIYLHYALDLWFEKIVKPACIGETYICRLADDFICAFRYKADAEKFYKVLGKRLGKFKLELAEEKTKIISFSRFRKYENTSFEFLGFEFRWAVSNKGKDVIRRRTSRSKLRKSIKAFSLWCKENRSKRIKNIVETLNSKYRGYFNYYGVIGNSKGIGEFYSSTLEILYKWLNRRSQRKSFNWDILVKRWNGMV; via the coding sequence ATAGATAAGGAAACTGCTAGAGAGTTTGGAAAGAATTTAGATGGAAATCTAGAAGAATTAGTTGAAGAACTTAAGGGCAAGAAGTACAAAGCAAAGTTAGTAAAAAGAGTGTATATACCAAAGGGAAATGGAAAAACAAGACCATTAGGACTCCCAACATTGAGAGATAAAATAATACAAAAAGCTGTAGCTAATATATTGGAAGCAATATATGAACAAGATTTTCTAAAATGTAGCTATGGGTATAGACCTAATGTTGGGGCACAAAAAGCTGTTAGAGACATTACAGATGAATTAAGAGGAAAATACAGTTATGTGGTAGAAGCTGATATTAGAAACTTCTTCGGAAATATAGACCATCAATGGTTATTAAAGATGCTAGAGTTGCGAATAAAAGATAAAGCATTTTTAAGGTTAATAAAGAAGTGGCTCAAAGCAGGAATATTAGATACCGATGGGAAAGTTATAAACCCAATAACTGGATGTCCTCAAGGCTCAACTGTCAGTCCGATACTTACTAACATCTATTTACATTATGCTTTAGATTTATGGTTTGAGAAAATTGTAAAACCTGCTTGTATAGGAGAAACATATATATGTCGTCTAGCGGATGATTTTATATGTGCATTCAGATATAAAGCAGATGCTGAAAAGTTTTACAAAGTACTAGGAAAAAGGCTTGGTAAGTTCAAATTAGAATTAGCCGAGGAGAAAACTAAGATTATAAGTTTCTCTCGCTTTAGAAAATATGAAAATACAAGCTTTGAATTTCTTGGATTTGAATTTCGCTGGGCAGTATCCAATAAAGGTAAAGATGTAATAAGAAGGAGAACCAGTAGGAGCAAATTAAGAAAATCTATAAAGGCGTTTAGCCTGTGGTGCAAAGAAAACCGTAGTAAAAGAATTAAAAACATAGTGGAAACTCTAAACTCAAAGTACAGGGGATATTTCAACTATTACGGAGTAATAGGAAATAGCAAAGGTATAGGTGAATTTTATAGTTCAACCTTGGAAATATTGTATAAATGGCTGAATCGTAGGAGTCAAAGGAAAAGCTTTAATTGGGATATTTTAGTGAAAAGATGGAATGGTATGGTCTAA
- a CDS encoding alpha/beta fold hydrolase produces MTGKGDSLVLIHSGYTDLRLWDNQFALFGNHFKVIRFDIRGFGKSDKPSTPFSFVEDRKELLNYLEIDKAHIVGVSMGGSIAIDFTLQHPDLVEFLVLSGSSLNGYSYENDEASIQRALAGMSIIKRDANFNQSIEFMLNNPMWRQRDLKSQKLLKNMFEDTSLEWLLEDLAQIAKPLASERLSEIRKRTLLIVGTEDSLPIIEMASAMELYYI; encoded by the coding sequence ATGACAGGTAAAGGAGACTCACTTGTTTTAATCCATAGTGGATATACTGATTTAAGACTTTGGGATAACCAATTTGCGTTATTTGGAAACCATTTTAAGGTTATAAGATTTGATATAAGAGGGTTTGGTAAATCAGACAAGCCAAGTACACCATTCTCATTCGTCGAAGACCGTAAAGAGTTGTTAAACTACTTAGAGATTGATAAGGCACATATAGTCGGAGTATCTATGGGAGGAAGCATTGCTATAGATTTCACACTTCAACATCCAGATTTAGTTGAGTTTTTGGTATTAAGTGGCTCTTCGCTAAATGGTTATTCGTATGAAAATGATGAAGCGAGCATTCAAAGGGCTTTGGCAGGAATGTCTATAATAAAAAGAGATGCGAATTTCAATCAGTCAATTGAGTTTATGCTTAATAATCCAATGTGGCGACAAAGAGATTTAAAGTCTCAAAAACTCTTAAAGAATATGTTTGAGGATACATCCTTAGAATGGTTATTAGAAGACTTGGCACAAATAGCAAAGCCTCTTGCATCAGAAAGACTTTCTGAGATAAGAAAAAGAACTTTACTTATAGTAGGTACAGAAGATTCATTACCTATTATAGAAATGGCGAGTGCAATGGAATTATACTACATATAA
- a CDS encoding transporter, which yields MRQYLQFRQYGPPDYPPPTTIPPKPKNSYIIDCFYSYTYVWPINGRPFWFYPTRIEYGEVSGYRWTGSYWTFYGFDPDLVDEVACYPVPTLY from the coding sequence ATGAGACAGTACCTACAATTTAGGCAATACGGGCCTCCGGATTATCCACCACCAACAACTATTCCACCAAAACCTAAAAATTCCTATATTATCGACTGCTTTTACTCATACACCTATGTGTGGCCTATAAATGGAAGACCCTTCTGGTTTTATCCCACAAGAATTGAGTATGGAGAAGTTTCGGGTTATAGGTGGACTGGAAGCTACTGGACATTCTATGGGTTTGATCCGGACCTCGTGGATGAGGTTGCATGTTATCCGGTTCCTACTCTTTACTAA